In Ipomoea triloba cultivar NCNSP0323 chromosome 15, ASM357664v1, one genomic interval encodes:
- the LOC116007644 gene encoding 8-hydroxygeraniol oxidoreductase-like, giving the protein MDSRSPGTITCKGVVAWQKGEALKVEEIQVDPPKSSEVRIKMLFSSLCHTDILFHNGFPIPLFPRVLGHEGVGRIESVGENVTDLKEGDLVITLFLGECKECFNCKSGKSNLCLKYPWLSSGLMPDGTPRISIRGQTLYHSFSCATWSEYAVSDANYVAKIDPRLPLPHASFLSCGFTTGFGAPSRAIHVEKGSSVVVLGLGTVGLGVIAGAKEQGATKIIGIDINDFKREKGEAFGMTDFINPKNSDKTISELVKDVTEGLGADYAFECTGVPALLNQAIDATKVGSGTTVVIGAGLDETWKISVASILFCGRTFKGSIFGGVRVKSDLPSIMDKCITKKIQLEKLLTHEVSLEETSKAFEMLKQPNCVKVLIKI; this is encoded by the exons ATGGATTCAAGAAGCCCAGGGACCATCACATGTAAAG GGGTTGTGGCATGGCAAAAGGGAGAGGCATTGAAGGTGGAAGAGATACAAGTAGATCCACCAAAATCTTCAGAAGTTAGAATCAAGATGTTGTTTTCCAGTTTGTGCCACACAGATATTCTATTTCACAATGGTTTTCCTATT CCACTATTTCCGCGAGTACTTGGACACGAAGGAGTCGG AAGGATAGAAAGCGTTGGTGAAAATGTTACAGACTTAAAAGAAGGAGATTTAGTGATAACACTCTTCTTAGGAGAATGCAAAGAATGCTTCAATTGCAAATCAGGAAAGTCCAATTTATGCCTGAAATATCCTTGGTTGTCGAGTGGTTTAATGCCGGATGGCACGCCAAGAATATCCATTAGAGGCCAAACACTATATCATTCCTTTAGTTGCGCCACATGGTCGGAATACGCTGTTAGTGACGCTAATTACGTCGCTAAAATCGACCCTCGCCTCCCTCTCCCACATGCTAGTTTCCTCTCGTGCGGTTTCACAACGGGTTTTGGGGCACCCTCAAGGGCAATCCACGTCGAAAAGGGCTCATCTGTTGTCGTACTCGGTCTTGGTACTGTTGGGCTTGGG GTAATTGCAGGAGCTAAAGAGCAAGGGGCAACCAAAATAATTGGGATTGATATCAATGACTTTAAGCGTGAGAAGGGAGAGGCATTTGGGATGACTGATTTCATTAATCCTAAAAATTCTGATAAAACAATATCGGAATTAGTTAAGGATGTCACAGAAGGACTAGGTGCAGACTATGCTTTCGAGTGTACAGGAGTTCCTGCTTTACTTAATCAAGCTATTGATGCAACAAAGGTG GGATCGGGTACAACGGTAGTAATTGGGGCAGGACTTGATGAAACTTGGAAAATTAGTGTTGCCTCTATCTTGTTTTGTGGTCGAACATTTAAGGGATCAATTTTTGGTGGTGTTCGAGTTAAATCTGACCTTCCCTCCATTATGGACAAGTGCATAACCAAG AAAATCCAACTAGAAAAGTTGTTAACTCATGAAGTCTCCCTGGAAGAAACAAGCAAGGCATTTGAGATGTTAAAACAACCAAATTGTGTCAAGGTTCTTatcaaaatttaa